The following proteins are co-located in the Gordonia polyisoprenivorans genome:
- a CDS encoding arabinosyltransferase domain-containing protein translates to MRIAAAVTGLVGFLLAILTPLLPVNQSTAELNWPQGSAVGNVATPLVAFVPIDMDVAVPCSLAAELPASGGMLLSTLPEGGQQASARALFVRATSDSLVVTDRDVVLLSTPRAAAQSNPNCRILFHADGTGVSARFADGPGSASSAPTLPGDGQHTFSVPDQQMRPQIVGVYTDLPATASREGLRLHATIDTRYVNSPTTLKIIVIVLGIAMTIASLVSLGVLDHRDGRGHKRFLPSGWWTIRAPDVVVFVILAFWWIAGANTSDDGYNFTVGRITDAAGYADNYFRYFGVPQDPFGWHFQVIAAMTHVSLAAPWMRLPAFALGLLGWWLISREVIPRLGRAVRHSTPAVWSAAFVYLAIWLPYNNGLRPEPGEAVGALLTWCCVERAIATRRLLPYAVAVITAAFTLALAPGGLMAVAALLAGVRPMVKAVVTRRRRDGLVPMLAPILAAGTAVLFEIFAAQPLMPLLVGNRVATDVGPTLEWWEEPVRYYYLILPTADGTLTRRFGILVMILCLVVVLLRLLRRVHPNGIARAPIWRLIAVTLGTMFFISFTPTKWTHHFGVYAGIAGGLAAAAGAMMAPAILRSRRNRTFFAAALLAVTGISFTGTNGWWFVGSYGVPWWDRPPSLAGVQFGWVFLVLAVITAAVGLWFHFRDDYVDEQTRTGHSEHWYSRLKFSPLPVISCFVIVFTVATFAKGAYAQRDSFSWLNSNMRALTGNSCGLADDVLVEANPNTGLLRPAAVDGRPAPDTSAALAGTPTGLPPNGFSPNGVPNQLSVDTTEDDSASSATNSAQSGAGATESSSSDDSAQGGTAGGQGARGVNGSTVQLPFGLSPSQTPVLGTYGSPTGTGSLTTSWYSMPAPSDTAPLLTIAVAGSVQATDGVGVVHPGQQVIARFGRLGADGRVTPLGTMTPLDIGEAPTWRNLRFPLANSPARADVVRIEVRDTAGAPAEWVALTPPRITTMATLNDVVGRTDPVFIDWLPGMVFPCQQPMAVKDGVLQVPKWRIMPDADATRKNSQTWMAGTAGGPLGITEAMLIPTLLPTYLRNNWARDWGGLQRFAEIDPAPPAQLDLGTARRSGLYNPAPMRSSGY, encoded by the coding sequence GTGCGGATCGCCGCCGCGGTCACCGGACTCGTGGGCTTCCTCCTGGCGATCCTCACCCCACTGCTGCCGGTGAATCAGTCCACGGCCGAACTGAACTGGCCGCAGGGATCGGCGGTCGGCAACGTCGCCACGCCGCTGGTGGCCTTCGTGCCGATCGACATGGACGTCGCGGTGCCGTGCTCGCTGGCCGCCGAGCTGCCGGCGTCGGGCGGGATGTTGCTCTCGACGCTGCCCGAGGGCGGGCAGCAGGCGTCGGCGCGGGCACTGTTCGTCCGTGCAACATCCGATTCGCTGGTGGTCACCGACCGCGACGTGGTCCTGCTCAGCACCCCGCGTGCAGCTGCGCAGTCGAATCCGAACTGTCGCATCCTCTTCCATGCCGACGGCACCGGTGTCTCGGCGCGCTTCGCCGACGGACCCGGGTCGGCATCGTCGGCACCGACCTTGCCCGGCGACGGCCAGCACACCTTCTCGGTACCCGATCAGCAGATGCGCCCGCAGATCGTCGGCGTCTACACCGACCTCCCCGCAACAGCGTCCCGCGAGGGTCTACGCCTGCACGCCACCATCGACACCCGGTATGTGAACTCCCCGACCACGCTCAAGATCATCGTCATCGTCCTGGGAATCGCGATGACGATCGCGTCGTTGGTGTCACTGGGCGTTCTCGACCATCGGGATGGTCGGGGGCACAAGCGTTTCCTGCCATCGGGGTGGTGGACGATCCGCGCGCCCGACGTCGTGGTGTTCGTGATCCTGGCGTTCTGGTGGATCGCCGGCGCCAACACCTCCGACGACGGCTACAACTTCACCGTCGGCCGGATCACCGACGCTGCCGGATACGCCGACAACTACTTCCGCTACTTCGGGGTACCGCAGGACCCGTTCGGCTGGCACTTCCAGGTGATCGCCGCGATGACCCACGTCAGTCTCGCCGCGCCGTGGATGCGGTTGCCCGCGTTCGCTCTCGGTCTGCTCGGCTGGTGGTTGATCTCGCGTGAGGTGATTCCGCGGTTGGGTCGCGCGGTACGTCACAGCACCCCGGCGGTGTGGTCGGCGGCCTTCGTCTACCTCGCGATCTGGTTGCCCTACAACAACGGTCTGCGTCCCGAACCCGGCGAGGCGGTGGGCGCGTTGCTGACGTGGTGCTGCGTCGAGCGTGCGATCGCCACGCGACGGTTGCTGCCGTACGCCGTCGCGGTGATCACCGCGGCGTTCACCCTGGCGCTCGCGCCCGGTGGTCTGATGGCGGTGGCCGCCCTGCTCGCCGGCGTCCGGCCGATGGTGAAGGCCGTGGTGACCCGACGTCGCCGTGACGGTCTGGTGCCGATGCTGGCGCCGATCCTCGCCGCGGGCACCGCGGTGCTGTTCGAGATCTTCGCCGCACAACCGCTGATGCCGCTGCTCGTCGGCAATCGGGTCGCCACCGACGTCGGCCCGACCCTGGAGTGGTGGGAGGAGCCGGTTCGGTATTACTACCTGATCCTGCCCACCGCCGACGGTACGTTGACGCGACGCTTCGGGATTCTGGTGATGATCCTGTGCCTGGTCGTCGTGCTGCTGCGGCTGTTGCGCCGTGTTCACCCGAACGGCATTGCCCGCGCGCCGATCTGGCGACTGATCGCGGTGACCCTCGGCACCATGTTCTTCATCTCGTTCACACCCACCAAGTGGACCCACCACTTCGGTGTGTACGCCGGCATCGCCGGTGGTCTGGCCGCCGCGGCCGGGGCCATGATGGCGCCGGCCATCCTGCGGTCGCGCCGCAACCGAACCTTCTTCGCCGCAGCGCTTCTCGCGGTGACCGGCATCTCGTTCACCGGCACCAACGGCTGGTGGTTCGTCGGTAGTTACGGTGTCCCGTGGTGGGATCGGCCGCCGTCGCTGGCCGGCGTGCAATTCGGCTGGGTATTCCTGGTGCTCGCGGTCATCACCGCGGCGGTCGGGCTGTGGTTCCATTTCCGCGACGACTACGTCGACGAGCAGACCCGCACGGGCCACTCCGAGCACTGGTACTCGCGGCTGAAATTCTCGCCGCTACCGGTCATCTCGTGCTTTGTCATCGTGTTCACCGTCGCCACCTTTGCCAAAGGCGCCTACGCGCAGCGCGATTCGTTCTCCTGGCTCAACTCCAACATGCGCGCGCTCACCGGCAACTCGTGCGGTCTGGCGGACGACGTGCTCGTGGAGGCGAACCCGAACACCGGCCTGCTGCGCCCGGCTGCCGTCGACGGACGTCCGGCACCCGACACCTCCGCCGCGCTGGCCGGCACCCCGACCGGTCTGCCACCGAATGGTTTCTCCCCCAACGGGGTTCCCAACCAACTCAGCGTCGACACCACCGAGGACGACAGCGCGTCGTCGGCGACCAACAGTGCGCAGTCGGGGGCCGGCGCCACCGAGTCCTCGTCGTCGGACGACTCCGCACAGGGCGGTACTGCCGGCGGTCAGGGCGCCCGCGGTGTCAACGGCTCGACGGTGCAGTTGCCCTTCGGATTGAGCCCATCACAGACGCCGGTTCTGGGCACCTACGGGTCGCCGACCGGGACCGGAAGCCTGACCACGTCCTGGTATTCGATGCCGGCACCCTCGGATACGGCACCGTTGTTGACGATCGCGGTCGCCGGATCGGTGCAGGCCACCGACGGGGTCGGCGTCGTCCATCCCGGCCAGCAGGTGATCGCGCGGTTCGGCCGGCTCGGCGCCGACGGGCGCGTGACACCGCTGGGTACGATGACGCCACTCGACATCGGCGAGGCGCCGACCTGGCGCAATCTGCGCTTCCCCCTGGCGAATTCGCCGGCACGAGCAGACGTCGTGCGCATCGAGGTGCGCGACACCGCCGGCGCACCCGCCGAATGGGTGGCGCTCACCCCGCCGCGGATCACCACCATGGCCACCCTCAACGACGTCGTCGGGCGCACCGATCCGGTGTTCATCGACTGGCTGCCCGGCATGGTGTTCCCCTGCCAGCAACCGATGGCCGTGAAAGACGGTGTGCTGCAGGTACCCAAGTGGCGGATCATGCCGGACGCCGACGCCACCCGCAAGAACAGCCAGACCTGGATGGCCGGTACGGCAGGTGGCCCACTCGGCATCACGGAGGCCATGCTGATCCCCACCCTGTTGCCGACGTATCTGCGCAACAACTGGGCGCGGGATTGGGGTGGCCTGCAACGATTCGCCGAGATCGATCCGGCACCACCGGCGCAG